The following are encoded together in the Bradymonas sediminis genome:
- a CDS encoding YihY/virulence factor BrkB family protein — translation MNHLKLIWARIMEVYQEWDEDDAQTWAASVTFYTTFSLAPLVVLAVAIAGFVFGEDAARGELARQLNGIMGSAGAELLQSTIASAGTPGSKSGLIATVVSLGLLFFGASKVFGELRSALNRIWSVRIDPEASWKVTVKKKLGGFVMVLSVGFLLLVAIILTTFLKAILGFIGGVAEASWFLKTLNFGGSFVVTTLLFGALFKYVPDVKIQWKDVAFGAFWTAVFFTIGKTALSLYITHGNLGSGYGAASSLVVLLAWIFYSVQIFFVGAEFTQVHARHHGHKIVPDKHAVMVELHFTKPGAKTQPPEL, via the coding sequence ATGAATCACCTCAAGCTCATCTGGGCCCGCATCATGGAGGTCTACCAGGAATGGGACGAGGACGACGCGCAGACCTGGGCGGCGTCTGTCACCTTTTATACCACCTTCTCCCTGGCCCCGCTCGTGGTGCTGGCCGTGGCCATCGCCGGGTTCGTCTTCGGTGAGGACGCCGCGCGCGGCGAGCTCGCCCGGCAGCTCAACGGCATTATGGGGAGCGCGGGCGCCGAGCTGCTCCAGAGCACCATCGCCTCGGCGGGCACCCCGGGCTCCAAATCGGGCCTCATCGCCACCGTCGTCAGCCTCGGATTGCTCTTTTTCGGCGCCAGCAAGGTCTTCGGCGAGTTGCGCAGCGCGCTGAACCGCATCTGGAGCGTGCGCATCGACCCGGAGGCGAGTTGGAAGGTCACCGTGAAGAAGAAACTCGGCGGCTTTGTGATGGTCTTGTCGGTCGGATTCTTGCTGCTCGTCGCCATTATCCTGACGACCTTCCTCAAGGCGATCCTGGGCTTCATCGGCGGGGTCGCCGAGGCGAGCTGGTTCCTGAAAACGCTGAACTTCGGCGGCTCCTTTGTGGTCACGACCCTGCTATTTGGCGCGCTGTTTAAATACGTCCCCGACGTCAAGATTCAGTGGAAAGATGTTGCGTTTGGCGCGTTTTGGACGGCGGTATTTTTCACCATCGGCAAGACCGCGCTGAGCCTCTATATCACCCACGGGAACCTGGGCTCGGGCTACGGCGCGGCGAGCTCGTTGGTCGTGTTGTTGGCCTGGATCTTCTATTCAGTGCAGATCTTCTTCGTGGGCGCCGAGTTCACGCAGGTACACGCGCGCCACCATGGTCACAAAATCGTGCCGGACAAACACGCCGTCATGGTCGAGCTGCACTTCACCAAGCCCGGCGCTAAAACCCAGCCGCCCGAACTCTAA
- a CDS encoding AAA family ATPase, giving the protein MNISAPNDSLRITADDAARLLRDLQQNIESVFRGKPQVVRHTLACLLGGGHLLLEDVPGVGKTTLGLALARSLGLSFQRVQFTSDLLPSDIVGVSVYRPESGDFEFKPGPIFAGIVLADEINRTTPRTQSALLEAMSEGRVSVDNLTHDLPNPFLVIATQNPLEHHGTYPLPESQLDRFLMRLSIGYPARAVERRILVERGLSAPVAALKSVLDAERFRALQARAAAVRLEETLVDYLMEVVERTRLDARIRIGVSTRGALALARVARARALIEGRDFCIPDDLRALFVPCFAHRIALGGAAGDATKEKSEMIIEEIVSGIAAPT; this is encoded by the coding sequence GTGAATATATCTGCTCCGAATGATTCTCTGCGCATCACCGCCGATGACGCCGCGCGATTGCTCCGGGATTTGCAGCAAAATATCGAGTCGGTATTTCGCGGCAAACCCCAGGTCGTTCGGCATACGCTGGCCTGTCTTCTGGGCGGCGGGCATTTGCTGCTCGAAGACGTGCCCGGGGTGGGGAAGACCACGCTCGGGTTGGCGCTCGCGCGCAGCCTTGGGCTGAGCTTTCAGCGGGTGCAATTCACCAGCGATTTGCTCCCCAGCGACATCGTTGGGGTGTCGGTCTATCGGCCCGAGAGCGGTGATTTCGAGTTTAAGCCCGGGCCGATCTTCGCCGGGATTGTGCTCGCCGACGAGATCAACCGAACGACGCCGCGCACCCAGTCGGCCCTGCTCGAGGCGATGAGCGAGGGGAGGGTGAGCGTGGATAATCTCACCCATGATTTGCCGAATCCTTTTTTGGTCATCGCGACCCAGAACCCGCTGGAGCACCACGGGACTTATCCGTTGCCGGAGAGTCAGCTCGACCGGTTTTTGATGCGCCTGTCCATCGGTTATCCGGCGCGCGCGGTGGAGCGGCGGATTCTGGTGGAGCGCGGGCTGAGCGCGCCGGTCGCGGCGCTCAAGAGCGTGTTGGACGCCGAGCGGTTTCGCGCGCTGCAGGCGCGCGCGGCGGCGGTGCGCCTGGAGGAGACCCTGGTCGACTATTTGATGGAGGTGGTCGAGCGCACCCGGCTGGACGCGCGCATTCGCATCGGCGTGAGTACGCGCGGGGCGCTGGCCCTGGCGCGTGTGGCGAGGGCGAGGGCGCTGATTGAAGGGCGCGACTTCTGTATTCCGGATGACCTGCGTGCGCTCTTTGTGCCGTGCTTTGCCCACCGCATCGCGTTGGGCGGGGCGGCTGGAGACGCCACCAAAGAGAAGTCGGAGATGATCATCGAGGAGATCGTGTCGGGCATCGCGGCGCCGACCTGA
- a CDS encoding ABC1 kinase family protein, producing the protein MVSPVKAAVKDIKRLREISGVLTRHGFSAVARRMGLGRLLGEPEAADEFERDGADPEAETLDGDEIFGKDRRQAAERFRKVLEELGPTFVKLGQVLSTRPDILPPEFILELKHLQDRVPTLSFEQIKAQVETGLGGNMEDFYAEFREKPLAAASIGQAHLATLCDGRDVIVKVQRPGIRAKIRSDLDILYYLARLLEATIEEVELYTPTAIVREFERAILDELDFLKEAQNIEEFGRNFAEVEKIEVPEVFHDFTSAEILTMEFIDADRLSELEGGSERAIEVLDTLLSSLVKMVLYDGFFHGDPHPGNILVREDNTVVFIDFGLVGRLSESQQDAIIDLVLTVLTGDIDGISRTLLAMGKPMGRVNLREFKADIRTIRDKYLAMNLGDIEVGELVQEIMGAAQTHRIRINTNYAVLSKAAMTIEGIMRELEPDLDIMAKGMPYAKQLAARRFSARKIMQGVVNSSMGFSGFVQQIPQQMDQIMMDLESGNLTITIKNDSIDEIGTFLNTLGTRVFLGIIAAGLAVSAAQLLRGFEYQVFGTPVTVIGGFLLAAIALGLFWWALTWHIVGGSARTKLRVSPFVRLFRRK; encoded by the coding sequence ATGGTTTCCCCGGTTAAAGCGGCGGTCAAAGATATTAAGCGTCTCCGCGAGATCAGCGGTGTTCTGACGCGTCACGGTTTTTCGGCGGTGGCGCGGCGCATGGGCCTCGGGCGGCTATTAGGCGAGCCCGAAGCGGCCGATGAGTTCGAGCGCGACGGCGCGGACCCCGAAGCCGAAACGCTTGATGGTGATGAGATATTCGGCAAGGACCGCCGCCAGGCGGCCGAGCGATTCCGAAAGGTGCTCGAGGAGCTTGGCCCGACCTTCGTGAAGTTGGGCCAGGTGCTCTCGACGCGCCCCGATATTTTGCCGCCCGAGTTTATCCTGGAGCTAAAACATCTTCAGGACCGCGTGCCGACGCTGAGCTTTGAGCAGATAAAGGCTCAGGTTGAGACCGGCCTGGGCGGCAATATGGAGGATTTTTACGCCGAATTTCGCGAGAAACCACTCGCCGCGGCCTCCATCGGCCAGGCGCATCTGGCGACGCTGTGCGACGGGCGAGACGTCATCGTGAAGGTGCAGCGCCCCGGGATTCGCGCCAAGATCCGAAGCGACCTTGATATCCTCTACTATCTGGCGCGCCTGCTCGAGGCGACCATCGAGGAGGTCGAGCTCTATACCCCGACCGCCATCGTTCGCGAGTTCGAGCGCGCGATTCTCGACGAGTTGGACTTCCTTAAGGAAGCCCAGAATATCGAGGAGTTCGGGCGCAACTTCGCGGAGGTCGAAAAAATTGAGGTGCCCGAGGTCTTCCATGACTTCACCAGCGCCGAAATCCTGACCATGGAGTTTATCGACGCGGACCGGCTCTCGGAGCTTGAAGGCGGCTCCGAGCGCGCGATCGAGGTGCTCGACACCTTGCTCAGCTCGCTGGTCAAGATGGTGCTCTACGATGGGTTCTTCCACGGCGACCCGCACCCGGGAAATATCCTGGTGCGCGAGGATAATACGGTCGTATTTATCGACTTCGGCCTGGTCGGCCGGCTCAGTGAGAGCCAGCAGGACGCGATCATCGACCTGGTGCTGACCGTGCTCACGGGCGATATCGACGGCATCTCGCGCACGCTCCTGGCCATGGGTAAGCCCATGGGGCGGGTGAATTTGCGCGAGTTCAAGGCCGATATCCGCACCATCCGCGACAAATATCTGGCGATGAATCTCGGTGATATCGAGGTCGGTGAGTTGGTCCAGGAGATCATGGGCGCGGCGCAAACGCACCGCATCCGCATCAACACGAATTACGCCGTGCTGAGTAAAGCCGCGATGACCATCGAGGGGATCATGCGCGAGCTTGAGCCCGACCTCGATATCATGGCCAAGGGCATGCCCTACGCCAAGCAATTGGCGGCGCGGCGCTTCTCGGCGCGAAAGATCATGCAGGGGGTGGTGAACTCCTCGATGGGCTTCTCGGGATTTGTCCAGCAGATCCCCCAGCAGATGGACCAGATCATGATGGATCTGGAGAGCGGTAACCTCACCATCACCATCAAGAATGACTCGATCGACGAGATCGGCACCTTCTTAAATACCCTGGGCACCCGCGTCTTCCTGGGCATCATCGCCGCCGGCCTCGCCGTGTCCGCCGCCCAACTTCTGCGCGGCTTTGAATACCAGGTATTTGGCACGCCGGTCACCGTCATCGGCGGGTTCCTGCTGGCCGCCATCGCCCTGGGTCTATTCTGGTGGGCGCTGACCTGGCATATCGTCGGCGGCAGCGCGCGCACGAAATTGCGGGTGAGTCCGTTTGTTCGCTTATTTCGACGCAAATAG
- a CDS encoding alpha/beta fold hydrolase yields MPTNAPNDTAAQEITIQVPGLTISAKVWGPEDGRPVLSAHGWLDNAGSFDALAPMLEGLRIVAFDFPGHGHSSHRAADASYHFIDTVALFIQIADALGWSKFSLLCHSMGACAAALVAGAYPDRVERMVLLDGFGPNSAPPKDAPENLVKAITEQQILAAKSSRKFASPAEATAIIAKIYGVTEKSAALLMKRGLEKVEPDEDEAAYWRFTYDLRLRGATHLYMSEPQVIAFFAAITCPTLLVRPEQGWPVESADIQPRLDAVANLEVLKIEGNHHVHLDHPERLNGPIQEFLSKPA; encoded by the coding sequence ATGCCAACCAACGCCCCAAATGACACCGCCGCCCAAGAAATCACAATCCAGGTGCCCGGCCTCACCATCAGCGCGAAGGTCTGGGGGCCCGAAGACGGCCGCCCGGTGCTCAGCGCCCACGGCTGGCTGGACAACGCCGGCAGCTTCGACGCCCTCGCCCCAATGCTCGAGGGCTTGCGCATTGTGGCCTTCGACTTCCCCGGCCACGGCCACTCGTCGCACCGAGCCGCCGACGCGTCCTATCATTTCATCGACACGGTCGCGCTGTTTATCCAGATCGCCGACGCCCTGGGCTGGTCCAAATTCTCTCTGCTCTGCCATTCCATGGGAGCCTGCGCGGCCGCGCTAGTGGCCGGAGCTTACCCGGATCGCGTCGAGCGCATGGTACTGCTGGACGGGTTTGGCCCCAATAGCGCGCCGCCAAAAGATGCCCCCGAGAACCTGGTCAAGGCGATCACCGAGCAACAAATCCTGGCCGCCAAATCCTCGCGAAAATTCGCCTCGCCGGCCGAGGCGACCGCGATCATCGCAAAGATCTACGGCGTCACCGAGAAAAGCGCGGCGCTGCTGATGAAGCGAGGGCTTGAAAAAGTGGAGCCCGACGAAGATGAGGCGGCGTATTGGCGATTTACCTACGACCTGCGCCTGCGCGGTGCGACTCACCTCTATATGAGCGAGCCACAGGTTATCGCGTTCTTTGCCGCCATCACCTGCCCGACGCTGCTGGTGCGCCCCGAGCAAGGCTGGCCCGTGGAGTCCGCCGACATTCAGCCTCGCCTGGACGCGGTGGCGAACCTGGAGGTGCTCAAAATTGAGGGCAATCACCACGTCCACCTGGACCACCCCGAGCGCCTCAACGGCCCCATCCAGGAATTCCTCAGCAAGCCAGCATAA
- the infC gene encoding translation initiation factor IF-3 produces the protein MARPSSRNQNSRNSDTHRTNREIRYDEVRLIGADGEQLGVLSSQEALLKAQEEDLDLVEVAPNAKPPVCRIMDYGKYKYQQSKKESKKTDNVSLKTVRMRPKTDDHDLQTKLNRAQKFLEKGNQVRFVMQMRGRERKYTDMWVESLGKIMADLGEQMTRDIKVVAPPQSQGWQITSIVEPA, from the coding sequence ATCGCAAGACCTTCAAGCAGGAACCAGAACAGCCGCAATAGTGACACGCACCGCACCAATCGCGAGATTCGCTATGATGAGGTCCGCCTCATCGGTGCCGACGGCGAGCAACTGGGAGTTTTAAGCTCGCAGGAAGCACTATTGAAGGCGCAGGAAGAAGACCTCGACCTGGTCGAAGTTGCACCCAACGCAAAGCCGCCGGTCTGCCGAATCATGGATTATGGTAAATATAAATACCAACAATCCAAGAAAGAATCGAAGAAGACCGACAACGTGTCGCTCAAGACGGTGCGCATGCGCCCGAAGACCGACGATCATGACCTGCAAACCAAGCTTAACCGGGCACAGAAGTTCCTGGAAAAGGGCAATCAGGTTCGCTTCGTGATGCAAATGCGTGGTCGAGAGCGCAAATACACCGACATGTGGGTCGAGTCGCTCGGCAAAATCATGGCGGACCTCGGCGAACAAATGACGCGAGACATCAAGGTTGTCGCGCCGCCCCAAAGTCAGGGCTGGCAGATCACCTCGATTGTCGAGCCGGCATAA
- a CDS encoding serine/threonine-protein kinase translates to MTMASNAQHAPGDEYLGKTLDERYRLDAVIGAGAIGKIYAGTQLAVDRKVAIKLLHPSVRGRELGTERFLREAKAVARLSDASCLTLFDFGLDESLNCFYMVTEFVEGLTLAEQRASRALEVDQIYYVLFQVTTALAHAHECGILHRDLKPENIMLVRSPQSEEGSFETVKVLDFGLARIREEAGTSGEAEPAGSLVAPATPRVDEHTPEPFRLTHFGELNGTPAYMSPEQCRGDLDLTPACDYYALGVLAYELFEGHLPYRAEGVAQLLSMHLEEPIPPMTCADIPTEVEDMIYRLMGKNPEFRLQSSQEVLGVLRAHMSRERVEDLSLTSLDRFRAPTPTPMSAVAQSGAETLADFDPLETPIPRAAIIEPSVRVEEANPEESSPDDEDEFEPAQEGSGRIALALLVGFMVVGGLVWAISGSSTGGDGAEVAEHLERASDQSAAVSEAAAQGGEGGVIAADNAPAIRAVDAQGADVGAAADVLGDADDDVNSDAAASPSSEPAPRVESRPAKARPRKLELTY, encoded by the coding sequence ATGACCATGGCATCCAACGCGCAGCACGCCCCAGGGGATGAATACCTTGGGAAAACCCTCGACGAGCGCTATCGGCTCGACGCGGTGATTGGCGCCGGTGCCATCGGCAAGATCTACGCGGGCACCCAGCTCGCCGTCGACCGAAAGGTCGCCATTAAATTATTGCATCCATCGGTTCGGGGGCGAGAGCTCGGCACGGAGCGCTTCTTGCGTGAGGCGAAGGCCGTCGCGCGCCTGAGTGACGCGAGCTGCCTGACGCTCTTCGACTTCGGGCTCGATGAGTCGCTCAATTGCTTTTATATGGTGACTGAGTTCGTCGAGGGCCTCACCCTTGCCGAGCAACGCGCGAGCCGCGCCCTCGAGGTCGACCAGATCTATTATGTGCTCTTTCAGGTCACCACCGCGCTGGCCCACGCACACGAATGCGGCATCTTGCATCGCGATCTCAAGCCCGAAAATATCATGTTGGTCCGCTCGCCCCAGAGCGAGGAGGGGAGCTTTGAGACGGTGAAGGTGCTCGACTTTGGCCTGGCGCGTATCCGCGAGGAGGCGGGCACGTCGGGGGAAGCCGAACCCGCCGGGAGCCTGGTGGCGCCTGCGACACCGCGTGTCGATGAGCATACGCCCGAGCCATTTCGCTTAACACATTTTGGCGAGCTCAATGGCACCCCGGCGTATATGAGCCCGGAGCAGTGTCGGGGGGACTTAGACCTCACCCCTGCCTGTGATTATTACGCCCTCGGGGTGCTCGCCTACGAGCTGTTCGAGGGGCATTTGCCCTATCGTGCCGAGGGCGTCGCGCAATTGCTGTCGATGCATTTGGAGGAGCCGATTCCCCCGATGACTTGCGCCGATATCCCGACCGAGGTCGAGGACATGATCTACCGGCTCATGGGGAAGAACCCTGAGTTTCGCTTGCAGTCGAGCCAGGAGGTCCTGGGGGTTTTGCGGGCGCATATGTCCAGGGAGCGCGTCGAAGACCTTTCGTTGACCAGCCTTGACCGGTTCCGCGCGCCGACGCCGACGCCGATGTCTGCGGTCGCCCAATCCGGCGCGGAGACGCTGGCGGATTTCGACCCGTTGGAAACGCCGATTCCGCGAGCCGCGATTATTGAGCCGTCGGTGCGCGTTGAGGAGGCGAATCCAGAGGAATCCTCGCCGGATGATGAAGACGAGTTTGAGCCGGCGCAGGAGGGCTCGGGGCGAATCGCGCTGGCGCTCCTCGTTGGGTTTATGGTGGTTGGGGGATTGGTTTGGGCGATAAGCGGTAGCTCGACCGGCGGTGATGGAGCGGAGGTCGCGGAGCATCTCGAGCGCGCATCGGATCAGAGCGCCGCGGTGAGCGAGGCGGCCGCACAAGGCGGTGAGGGGGGTGTGATCGCCGCCGACAACGCGCCCGCGATACGAGCGGTGGACGCGCAGGGAGCAGATGTCGGAGCAGCTGCCGATGTGCTGGGTGATGCCGACGATGATGTTAATTCGGACGCCGCCGCGTCGCCTTCCTCCGAGCCCGCACCTCGGGTAGAATCGAGGCCAGCGAAGGCGCGTCCTCGAAAGCTCGAACTAACATATTAA